In the genome of Synchiropus splendidus isolate RoL2022-P1 chromosome 13, RoL_Sspl_1.0, whole genome shotgun sequence, the window TCCACTGTCGCCTCCCCGGCGCCTGATGGATGGCACGCGCTGCAGAATTAGACAGCCTTGAATCTCATTCCTTTCCAATTGGCCTCTCACTCCGCCTCGGCGGCGGGATAGTCGCGCGCACGCCACACGCCAAACACAGCTTTATCTTGAACCAGCGGATTAGGCTGCCTGCCTCCACTGCTCCCCAAAGGCGAGCGCCATACCACTGCCGCCTTCTCTCACCTGCTGTTTACATGATCTTCCAGCAGTCAGCAGAGTATAGGACACGGATGAGCTGCTCTTCATCTGACGTCGAGCGACTTTTAAGTCTGGCAGAAGAGCAGATGATTAAGCTGGCGTGTGTGACGGCGTACAGCGTGCGGAGCAGCAGGAGGGCCCGCCCTCACACGCAGCGGCGCGGCAGAAGGACCCAGAGCACTGGATCACCAGTTAACAGGAAGCACGAGGCGTTCTTTACAGAGTGAAGAGCCCAGCTGGGAGCCACCTTGGCAGTGAACACAGAGACGGAGGAGGGACCAGCAGGAGGACACGATGAAGACGGGTGAAGGTGGAGGGGGCCCACAGCCATGAGTTCGCACGAGCGGCAGACCTGACTCATCCTGCTTCCAAGGACCGGTCAGACGCACACCCACGGTGGGAGAGTTGGAGAGGATGGAGCAGACCGTCCTTCTCACCTGCCCTGCTCCAGCAGCACAAAGCCCCAGCTGTGATCAGTGgtctcctccatcatcatcgtcactgTCTCCTCACACCAACCAAGGCTCGGTCCACAGCCACACAGCCTGCTCAAGGGCTCCCCCTGCTGCACTGGGGTGCAAACCCATGACTGCCTTCTCCATCCTGGTCACAGAACCTCCAAACCACAGTGTGGTCACTGGTCATTACCAGGAGAGGAGCAGGTCATTTCCACCAAGAGCTTCCCTGACTTTCACTGCAGAAGTCAGACTGCGGTCTCCTCATCTCAGCGCCGAGTCGTGCGTCAGAGTCCCGGGCCCGTCAGCCCTTCCTTCACCACGCATGTGCAGAGCAACACGGACCTGCTTCTCCCAGTGAGACAGTGAGCTGTGAGGCTCACTAGAGGGAGTCAGAACCCTGCGCACGGAAGCGGCTCGCATGAGCGCCTCCTCAGCAGGCGCGCCTCCGCCGCCGCCGTTATTCCGCCGCCGCTGGGTGGCTGGGTAAAGGCGAGGCGCGGCCGCGGACGTTTTCCGTCCGCTGCGTCCCGGCAGAAGGGCGAGCGCTGCCCTCGGCCTGCGCGCTCTTTGTCTTCCCGCTGCGCGCACGCTAGATGGCAAACTTGGCAGTGgaagcagccgccgccgcctctgaCGAGGGAGGCATCAGATTGTGCCCAAATTGCGTTGATGAATGTCTTAATCAAAGCCTGTCCCTCTCAGGTTTCGCCTCATTGAAAAGTTATGATTGAATGTTAATAATCTTCATATTCGGCAGCCATTGTGTGGAAGCTACATCAGGTGGTCACTGGAGTGCTCAGGGGATGATTTGGCACTTTTGTCCTTCCACTTGGTCACGGACCATTTGAGTGTTAACTTTTGAGCTGTGAGTGATGGAAATCCCCGGTGACCTTTCGCTCCCAGCGCTTCACACCCTCCAGTGTGGCTTCAATGAGAAAATCAGCACGTAAACAGCAGCCAGCTGCCGGGAAGCAGAAGATGCAGCCATCCACCACGTGGACGCCATCGAGGACTGGAGGGCCGCGCCGCTAACAAGTATGGATGAAGAGGCGCCTGAGAAATGGCTCCAGCAGATACAGGCTCAATATGGAAAATATTCGTTCCCATTAACGGCTGTTTGACCTTTGCAATCAGACAAGAAGGCAGCGCAGGGAGCGTGGAAAGGTCACGGGAGACGGACGCACTCGTCCCCTCGCAAGATTCAGAGAACAAACAGTTGTAGGGACGAATAACGAAGTTATGAATATAAAGCGCCATCTCTGGAAGCTAAAGGCCAAGCTGCAGAGACGCTCCAGAGTGATGAGTTCTGGCTTCACGGGGTCCACCACGGGACCAGCACCTCCGCTCCCTGCTCTCAGCTCACCTCAGACAGATGCAGTCGCGGTTCTCAGCAAGAGGGTCACGCGTGGACACACTAGTGGGATGGACCAGGGTTCTCCTGGGCTCCAGCAGCACAACATGAGACAAGCTCTGCAGCTGAAGCGGAACATCATGGCGGACACAGTCGCTCAGGCTGCCACTCTGTACTCACTGGTCAGGATCTTCCAGGTCTTTTTCTCGTCGTCATAGTACTGGACCAAATTGCTGGGGAGGCGATCGGGTCCGGGAGGTAAACCCCCCACCAGTAACAGCATCCTCTTGTTGGACCGGATCCTAGGAGAGCAGGAGTTGGACAGTCATGAGGGGAACACACTCAACAGCATGGTCTGCCTTCAGCTCTCATGAGAGAGTCCTCAGCCCTGTACCTCAGCTCGGTGATGATCTGAGGAGGAAGCTTGACCTGTCGAAGGTTCTGTATCGTACCAACAAGCTGCTTCTCCCTCTGAGGGGAGCCAGCCCCACCCTCCACTGTCCCCTCCTGACCCTGGTCGATGCGCTTCCAGGTGACAGTCTGAAGGAGCGATGGGCTCGGTGTTGCCTGTCAGAGTCGCAGCCTTCTGCATGGAGCACGTTCTATCACAATAACATGTTCCAAGACACTGATCAGACAGAAGGAAGAAGCTCTGCTCCAGGAGGCCGGGGGCGGGGCCAAGCAGCGATGTGGACCTGTTATTGAACGTGCTCGAATGATGGCTTCCAAGTTGGCTGCGAAGTGAGGACAGGCCTGCAGGCGCATAAGCCTGTCCACACGATGACACCTCTGAGCAGATTGATGAAGCTGCAGTCTGGGCCCAGAGAGCAAAAGGTGCTACTGTTCCTTTAAGATTGTTTTTAATTGCTGCACTTGTAAATTCCCACACTGGCATGGTCCTTGAATGCACCGTGGATGAGGGCGGCTGTGGTGATTCTGACGTATGTGCGCGCGCGTCTGAGCGCAGTGAGTGATGTTGTTTgtcaggcgtgtgtgtgtgtgtgtgtgtgtgtgtgtgtgtgtgcacgtctgTTCGTCATTTAGCTCAGTTCAGTCGCGACATGTCAGTGGCGACTGTGGGATGTTAACATGAGTTTCCATAGTTAGCTGCTGGTTAGTGGTTAAGGGGAACTCCCGCTAGCTCAGGAGCGAGTTAGGCACCGTGATCTATGTGTTGCGTTTGTACCGCTCCCATCACTGTGATTCAAGTGGGAGATATGATTTTGAGCCTTATTTCTTCTAAGGTACGTGTATGGTTGAGTCCTTGAACTTGTGCACCTGCGCTCCATTTCACCGTCTCGTGTCCCTGTGTTGCAGAAACCACACACGCGGGAACATTCAGGGGTGCGACTCCGATGGAGAGTCAGCTTCAGTCCGGACTCCCGTCTCCATTCTCCGCCTCCCTGCTCATGTGTCCTGCCCTGACATGCTGAAGAGCCATCCGCCTGCTCGTGCACCAAGCCTCCGGTTCATCGCAACAGTCGAGTGAAAGATTAGCAATAGCTGGCCTTTCTGTGCCGCCGCCCTCACCTTCTTCCCTATTGCACTGCTCCAGCGAGTCGCTCGCGATTCATATGCAAATGAGCCCCTGGACATAGATAATGGTGATGAATTGAGATGAGAGGAACATGTGAAGCTCATGATGAGGATTCCTCGTCCCCTGCTCATTCAGTGCAGCTCATCTGCGGCGCCCATCTTTCATCCGCTGCTTTCTGGTGTCACTGTTTCCGGACGCTCGAAGTTCCGGGGCAGCGTCCGACTGCTGGGCAGGTGGATGGCCCCGCCCTCCTCCGTCACTACCGTTCTCATCTCAGGacgctcctcctcatcacctcctTCGTTACTTTCTTTCTTCAGTGAATTGTTGGATGCTCCAATGAGGTCTGTGATTCCTCCAATAGATTCCTGGCTTCAGACGAGCTCCAGAGAAAGTCATTGGTTTCTCGGAGCCGTGACTGTGCTCAGCCAGGCGGAGGGCTCCGACGCACCAGTCTTGTGCCTGCAGCTGCCATGTGTCAGAGAGTTGCTGATGTATCTGCTGCTGTGGCGTCCGTGACGCCGACGTCTTCACGGAGCTGACCGTGGAGACGGAGCCTCAATGACGTGACAGAGTTCAGGCTCCCTCAGTAACCTGCTCTGCTTTCAAGGCAGCTGCAGCGACGTGACACCTGTGTTTGTGACACCATGAAGATGACCCCCCAGAGACCAGTCACCACTGAGGTCAGGGAGgttgccacctggtggccaagAGCAATCCTCCAGGCTCTCGCTACAAACACTGGTCGGTGGTTAGGGAAATCGAGTTTGATGGGTGAATAAAGACAGCTTCTGGTCAGCACAATGACATCTGAGGATGGAATCGGAAAACTGTGCCACGCCTCCGAGGTGGTGTGATTGGACAGGTGATACTGGAGCAGTGTGTTGGGCTCAGCTACGGAGTGGAAGCTCGCTGCGTGTTCAGACTGGTGAAGTGGGTTGAGGTCCTACACTCAGAAGAGCTTCCGCCCCGCCACAGACACTCACCACACGTCGGACTTGTGTCTCGTCCCCGAGCTCTTTCACATTATTCTCAGACAAGCTGCAGCCTGAACTGCTCTCAGACCCATGAATCCCCTGCCCTCTCAGTCGGGGTCGTCCTCCTCGACACCCTTCGACTAAAGTCCCCTGGCCTCAGATAATCTGGGAGAAGGGTGCTCACCTGCTGGCGGTGGTCTGCCGGCAGTGCTGCCTGAAGGGCATCAGGTGGTAGTTCATGGCATCCAGGAGCAGCTTCTGGCACACCGGGTCGCTCCTCATGAAGTCCACCGACTGCACCCTCTCCACCAGCTCGGGCGCGGGGATGAGGGCGAAGCGCAGCCTCTTCATCAGGTCCGGGGCGTAGTGCATCCGAGTCTCGCGCTCATGCTCCAACCACAGCACCGACATCTGGAAGAGAGCCAGCTCCGACTCCACCGGAGGAGGCAGAGCGTCCAGCATGGCGCACATCTCCTCAAagttcagcagcagcacgtcCTCCACCAGGTACTTGTTGGCCAGCTTCTTGGTCTCGTCCAGGCCGTGCAGCGCGGCGATCTTGCAGATCTGCTTGTAGTTCTGCACCGAGATCTGGTCGTTGAGGAACTGGACGCTGAGCTTGGTGATCTGGGGGACGTTGAGAATCTTGCTGACCGACAGCACCTCTTCCACAGTGTCCAGGGACAGAGTCACGTTGGCGGTGTACAGGTACTCCAACACCAGCCTCAGTCCGATGGAGGAGCAGCCCTGGAGGACCAGGTTGTTGATGGGTCTGGCGGTGGGGGTGGCCAGCTTGTCGTCCGGGGAGGAGGACGGGGTGCCGGCGCTGGCCAGGTCCCCTTTACCGCCCTCGTTGTTGATGACATTATGGGAGGAGAAGAGCGACCTGAAGTACTGGGAGCAGGACGCCAGCACAGCTTTGTGGCAGTGGAACTGTTGTCCCTGCGCGGTGAGAGTCACATCGCAGAACAGCTGCTTCCTCCACAGGAGGTTGAGCCCGTGCAGCAAGGTGTCGCTGTGTGTTGGGTCAAAGGTGGAGGTTCTGTCGCCCGATCTGGACATGGCTTCCTGACTGTGGACGCCACCTGAGCAACACAAAACAGTCAGGCCCCCACACATCCAAACTGGACTTTCAACTCCAAAAAAAGCGCCTCCGCCGCTACTTTTCCCCACATTATTCGGGCTGGATCGagcgcggcgcggcgcggcgcggcgcggtTCGGCAGAGACGCggagcggctgctgctgctgctgctgctgcagcgcggCCGGGTCGGGAGCGAGACCGCGCCGCTGTGGAAGGCGGAGAGACCGCTCGGCGTCCCGCTGCCGCGCGCGGCAAACACCCACGGAGCCTCAGTAGGTCTGGAAGTCGTCCGCCGCGGCGCAGCCTCGCGCGTGCGGGCGCGAGTATCGATGAAAAATCCGCCTAAAATCGCCTCCGTCGCCAAAGTTTCCTCCAATAAGCTCGAGTGCTGCCGCCCGACGAGACGACGAGGCGCATTTTACCAGCGTATTGTGCGTAAACTTGCGCACGCGGATCCCCGGCAAAGCGCCGCCGACGGACGCGAGCTGCATCtctcagagaagaagagaaacttACCTGACTTCAGCTCCCGACGACGAGGAAAGTAGCGCTCCCCTGGAGCCGCGTCCTTTGTTCTCCTCTCTTCCCCAGAAAGCAGCGGAGGGCTTCCCCTCCAAGTGCACGGCCGGCGAGCAGCAGCCCAACTCTTCAAGTCTGTGTTTCTGCTTATTTGGATCTTGTGAATGAAGGAGAAGAGTGTGCGGGAGTGTGAGAGGGAGCTGTGCTTTCTgctagagaagaagaagaagaagaagaagaaatatacGTGTGACAAATTATGCTACCAAGAAACAACACATCATTATCCTTGGGCCTGGGGCTCAGTGAGTCGTAACCAGAGTAATAGGAAATCCACGGTTGGGGAGAGAAGCGGTCGCGCATGGCCGGTGGAGAGAGACCATGCAGGGCGCTGGATGCTGGAGAGACTGGCGGAATTATGGCTCAAGGCTATTGTAAAAACTGCCGAGCGTAAATGACTGCGATTTCAAACATCtatggaagaaagaaagaaagaaagaaagaggagagGGAAGGGGGGAGAACaagcccagtcttttcctcgcTGTTATGGAGAGAACCGTCAAGTTTTAGTGCGCATTGCTAATTAGTCAATTTCTCTCTGCCTTCACAGCCCGACGACTTTGCTGCTGAGCTGAAACTGCTAATTTCTGGGACCAGCCTTTTTTTGGCTGTGaactggatggatgaatggctTGTCTCGCACAAATGACAAAAAGCCCCCCTGCCTTAATCTCCATCGGCAAAATAACCCCTCGTCTCATCCTGCCTCCAGCCCGGTCCCCCTCACAGGACGGTGCCCCGGTCCTGCATCTGTGACTCGCACGCAAACACGCCACGCTGCTCCTGCCGCACCTCTTCCGTCGGGAGGAGCACGTTTAAGCAGAGAAATGTGCTCTGTGAATGCAAAGCAAAGGCCGCAGGCGGCCGGTGAGCGGACACAGAAAACCAGGGGCTGCCTGTGGGACGGTGGAGTCACATGACGACCGTGGACGCCAGTCGCGTCGCTGCGCTTGCTCGTCCTTACTCACCAGTGAGCAAGCTCCGTCGCCTGAGCCCGAGGAGGTTAAACCCTGCAAGCAGTCCGAGTGACTCTCGCCCAGAGTGAACCATGGGGACGCCATAGGCCCAGGTCCTAGTTTTCAAGTTATCAATGATTTAGCACCTTGAGACGAGCATTCGCTCGGCGTCTAACCTGTGCGCCTGGACATGTGCTTGAACCGCACCGGATCCTGGACAAAGACCTCATGCTGAGTTGCAGATAATGACTCAGGAAGGATTCCCAACTGAGATGAGTCACTCTCGCTGTGGCTGCATTCTCCCTGACGTGTCCCGATATCTTGGCCAGGCTCAGATGCTAGCCCGTGCTAATGCTAGCCAGCTAAACGCAGGGTTTGTTGGTGGTGTTGTGGCCTCGGCCCTGGGACACCCGGAGCACGGCGTCCAGTCCGCTCCGCCGGGTCGCACCTGACGCTGCGGCGCAGGCGTTACACAGCCTGTGCAGGACATCCTTTCATCCCTTTTGCCAGATGGAAAAGGAGGCGTCAGCTTGAAAGCCACTCCACGCCGTTCCAAATGCTGCAGCTAATCAAACTCGTGGTCCAAAAAGGCTTATTAGGACAGAAAAAACTGTCAATTAAATAAAGAGCTCAATTAGTGCATCAACTAACAAGAGTCCCCCGGGAGCAGGCGTGACAGATACCTCGCAAGTTCTGAAGTGACAGATCGGGAAAGACGAGTTTGTTCCCGTCGAGGAGACACAGCGACGCCTTGCTAGCTAGCGCcatgcagcagcaggtggaaggacgcggcggcggcggaggcgGCAGACACGTcgccggcggcggcggcggcggcggcgggccTCTCTGCCGAGCGATTCGGAGCCAGGGAAATGACCACTTCCAACTCTTTGAGTTCTTGGTAGCAAGTCAGTCTCCTGAGGCCGCTGGTCTGCAGATCGCGGGGCGTTTATGGCTGTAAGTTGTTGCAGTGTGCAGAGGGAGGGGGGTCATCAGATAAGAGAAGAATTTCCAGACTAATTAAACCCTTTGAGACAAGGAATCACACTACAGTGATTTACAACTCTCTGTACCAGTTAACCCGACTGGTATTTATCTGTCATACTGCACACGCTCCACGTCTACCTCTGTGCTCACCATTAGGGGAATATGAGCTTCTGCAGTAAATAGCAGCCTTTTTTAACTGG includes:
- the klhl14 gene encoding kelch-like protein 14, whose amino-acid sequence is MSRSGDRTSTFDPTHSDTLLHGLNLLWRKQLFCDVTLTAQGQQFHCHKAVLASCSQYFRSLFSSHNVINNEGGKGDLASAGTPSSSPDDKLATPTARPINNLVLQGCSSIGLRLVLEYLYTANVTLSLDTVEEVLSVSKILNVPQITKLSVQFLNDQISVQNYKQICKIAALHGLDETKKLANKYLVEDVLLLNFEEMCAMLDALPPPVESELALFQMSVLWLEHERETRMHYAPDLMKRLRFALIPAPELVERVQSVDFMRSDPVCQKLLLDAMNYHLMPFRQHCRQTTASRIRSNKRMLLLVGGLPPGPDRLPSNLVQYYDDEKKTWKILTIMPYNSAHHCVVEVENFLLLLGGEDQWNPNGKHSTNFVSRYDPRFNSWIQLPPMQERRASFFACRLDKHLYVIGGRNESGYLSSVESYNLETNEWNYVSPLPQPLAAHAGAVHNGKIYISGGVHNGEYVSWLYCYDPVMDVWARKQDMNTKRAIHTLAGMNDRLYAIGGNHLKGFSHLDVMLVECYDPKADQWNILQTPILEGRSGPGCAVLEDSIFLVGGYSWSMGAYKSSTICYSPEKATWTELEGEVAEPLAGPACSTVVLPACLPFNK